GGGACCGCCACTCGCTGTCGGGGAAGAAGGACGATCGGCTGGACGCGTTCGTTCTGGCGGACGCGGTGCTCAAGGACCGCAAGAAGCTGCGTCGAATCGAGCCTAGCCATCCCCAGGTCCCGGTGTTGCGGGAGCTGGTGAAGCAACATCACGACCTGACCACTCGAGCAGTAGCGCTAGGGCATCAGCTGAGGGCTCAGTTTCATCGCTACTTCCCTCAGATGCTGCAGCTTCCGGGGCCGGTGGATGCTGCGTGGAAGCTCGATCTCTGGGAGAAGGCCCCGACTCCAGAGAAGGCTGCCCGTCTGAGGCGCACGACGGTAGAGAAGATTCTGAGTCGACGGCGAATCCGCAAGGTCACCGCCGAACAGGTCGTCGAGACGCTCCGGCAGCCGAAACTGAAGGTCGCGCCCGGCGTGACCGAGGCTGCCGTCATCGGTATCCGGGTGCTGTTGCCGCAGATCACCCTCGTGCGCGAGCAGCGTAGTCACGTGGACCGGGAGATGGACCGGGCTCTGGAGACCTTTGGGGAAGAAGAGCAGGGGGAGAAGAACGAGCAGCGTGACGTCGAGATCCTCCGACAGCTGCCAGGCGCGGGTAGACTCGTCGTCGCCACGCTGCTCGCAGAAGCCCATGCGGAGCTTCTCGCCCGAGACTACCAGGAGCTGCGAAAGCTATCCGGCGTCGCCCCCGTGACGATCGGCACCGGCAAGCAGTGCGCGCGAAAGAAGCGCACGTCCCGACACAGAAAGCACAAGCCCAAGGTCAGAAGGCGCCTCGCGCGAAACGCCAGGCTCAGCCAGGCAATGCACTATTGGGGCGCGGGCGCCGCTACCCACGACCTCTACTGGCGAGCCCGGTTGAAAGATCAGTTGTCGAGGGGCCAATCGATGGGCACGGCGTGCCGCAACCTTGCAAACAGCCTGCTCCGCACTGCCTGCGCCTGCCTCAGGGACGGCGTCTCCTACGATCCCAGCAAGAAAAGCCACGCGGCGTTAGCCGCGTGACCCTCTTAAATCCCCAGTTGTAAATCGCAGGAAGATCCCTCCCGACTACGGCTGCGCTCGCTTCGCTCGCGCCGCCGACCCCAGCGCGGGGCGCTGGGTCCCCTGCGGCTCGCGCTTTCGCTTCGCGAAAGCTGGCCGCCTGCTCGCGTCGCTTCGCTCGCTCGCGTCGCTTCGCTCGCTCGCGTCGCTTCGCTCGCTCGCGTCGCTTCGCTCGCTTCGCTCGCGTCGCTCGCGTCGCTCGCGTCGCTCGCGTCGCTTCGCTCGCGTCGCTCGCGTCGCTTCGCTCGCTCCGGTTCCCGTTCCCGTTCCCGTTCCCGTTCCCGTTCCCGTTCCCGTTCCCGTTCCCGTTCCCGTTTCCGCTGCCGTTCCCGCTGCCGTTCCCGTTCCCGTTGCCGTTCCCGGGGCGGTTCCGTAGATCACGCGGCCCGCCGCCGACTCGGCTCCGATGTCGGACTTCGGACTCGGCCTGGCGGTGCCTTCGGCCTTCACTCCGCGGCTCCGATGTCGGCCTTCGGACTCGGCCTGGTGGCGCCTTCGGCCTTCACTCCGCGGCTCCGATGTCGGACTTCGGACTCGGCCTGGCGGCGCCTCGGCTTCACTCCGCTCGGGCATCCGCTCGGCTCCGCGTCGGCTCCTGCGCCAGCTGCGGCTTTCGCTTCGATGCGCCGCGTCTGCGCCGGTTCCGGGTGGGCCCCGTCTCGGGCTCGGGTTCCGCTCTGCCGCGGCGCGGCCGCCGCGTTGTGGGCTCAGGTGCGGAGGAGGCGGGAGCTGAGCATGGTGAACAGGATCTTGCTCGCGTCGAAGCTGCCGAGGCGCGTGAGGGCGATGATGTCGCGGACGCTGCGGGTGCCGTCGACGGCGTCGAGGACGAGGCGCTCGTCGGCGCTGAGGCGCTCGAGGTCCACCGTGCGAAGGGCCTCCTCGTCGCGGCGAGGGACGGCGTCGAAGTCGCGGATCTGCTCCTCGATCAGGCGCCACTCGTCGACGCGGCGCAGGCCCTCCATCAGGATCGCGGCGAGGGGCAAGCCGAGGTCGGCGTCCTCGGCTTCGGGGCGACGGGCGAAGCGGACGAAGCGGTAGTGGCCGCGGGGCCAGCGGAGGGCGTCGTAGAGGAGCTCGCTGGTCTGCTGGACGAGCACGTGGCGGAGCTCCTCCGCGCTGATGTAGCCGAGCTTCACCAGCTTCGTGCCGAGGAGCGCGCGCCCGTCTCCGCGACGCTCGAGCAGGCGGTCGAGATCCTCGCGGTCGATCAGACCCTCTTTCAACAGATACCGGCCGAGCCGGAACTCCTGCTCGCCCGTGCGCCCGAGCGCGAGCTGCACGGCGCCGTCCTTCAGGCAGAGCGCCACCGAGCGGCCCGTCGCGGATGGCACCTTCTCGATCTGCAGGACACCCGTCTGTCGGGTGTGGGTGAGGACCTGGAGGATCTCGCCGAGCGCGACGTGCTCGATGAGGCCGTGCAGCGCCACGTCACCGTCTCGACCAGGGACGAGCTTGGCCAGCTCGGCGACGCGCTCGAAGAGGGCGCTCGGCTCCCACTTCGCGTGCATCGTGGCTTGCAGCGTGTCGGGGTCTCCGCCGCCGAGCTCTCCGAGGAGGTCCGCGAGCCGCTCGGCCAGGAGATCGGCGGCGTCCCGGAGGCGGGCCTCGGACGAGTCACCGAGCGGCTCGGGGGGCGTCTCGCTGATCGGCGGAGGGATGCTCCCGCGGGCGTCGGGCGGTGGCGGCTCCGTGTCGTGGTCGCGCTCCTTCGCCCACCGCGAGAGCGCGTGCCCGGTGACCGCGAGCAGCGCCTCGGGCGAGAAGGGTTTGGTGATCGCGTCGAGCGCGCCGGTCTGCGCGAGGAAGCCCTCGCCGATCTTGTCCGCCTTGGCGCTCATCAAGACGACCGGCACGTCCGCGAGGTTCGACACGCCGCGGAGGGCCTGCACGAGCTGGAAGCCGTTCATGTGCGGCATCACGAAGTCGACGAGCACGAGATCGGGGACCTGGCGCTGGGCGTGCTCGAGCGCGTCGCGGCCGTCCGACGCCACCGCCACCTCGTAGCCGGCGCTCCGCAACGTCCGGCTCACCACCCGCCGAATCGTCGCGCTGTCGTCGACCACGAGGACCCGCTGAGACATCCGAGCGAGGATAGCGGTCAGCTCGCGGGCTGCGAAGGCTGAGGACCGGAAGGCACGCGCAGGCCGCAGCGCTCGCGCAGCGCCTCCGCGTCGGGGCTGACCCAGAAGCGGACGAGGCGCGCCACGATGGGGTGGCGCAGCAGCGCGGCGCCCTCGAGACCGGCGAGGTCACGCTCGTTCCTGCGGAGGACCTCCACCGCCGCGGCGAGGTCGTCGCAGACGAGCAGCGCGATGCGGTTCGCGCTCGTCATCATCGCCTCGACGTACTGGGCGAACTCGATCGCGCTCGCGCCGACGTAGCTGCGCGCGAGGTCGTCGAGCTGCTTGCGGCTCTTGCGGGGGAGCGCCTTGTACAGACGCTTGCCGATGTCGTCGAGAACGTCCTCCCCCGTCAGGCCTTGGCCGAACCCCGGGGCCACGCGCCGAGAGACGCTCGCGAGCACGATCTCCAGCTCCCGAGGCGTCAGCTTGTCCACCGCGTGCAGACCGATCGCGATGTCGCTCATCGCGCGGGCGAGGGCGAAAACGGCGTGCGCCTCGCCGAGGTCGTGGAGACCCGCCGGCATCATGATCGCGGCTGGCTCGCCCAGCTCGACCGAGGTGCCCCGACCGCGCGCGCGATGCAGGAACAGGTGGAAATCGGCGACGCCGAAGATCGCGGCGATCCGATCGGCGAGCGCGCGCGTCGGCTCGCTGGACCGCGGGCCGAGCTTGTCCCGGCTCGAGACCCCGAACGCGTCGTAGTCGGGCGGGTACAGCTTGCCGATGGCCGGCGTCAGGTGCCGGAGCAGCTCCGTCAGCCCCGCGGTCCGCGCGACCGGGTAGAACGCCTCGAGGAGCGAGGCCTCGAGGGCCCCCGCGTGCGCGCGACCCGGACGGTGCTTGTATTGCGACAGCTCGCGTTGCTCGCCTGCGGTTGCTTCGCCGAGGAGCGCCAGCGGCATCAACGCCCGGCGCGCCGCGTCGAGGTCGCCGACCGCGTGCAGGGTCCGCGCGAGCTCGCGCCAGAGGCGCCCGTCCGCGGGGTACTCGCCGATCATCAGCCGCAGCTCCGCCGCCGACTCCTCGTGATGCCCGGCGAGCCGCAGCGCGACCGCGAGCTGGACGCGGAGATCCACGTCCGTCGGCTGCTCCTTGACCGCCTTCTCGAGCTCCTCGACGGCGCGCGACGGCCGCGCGAGCTCCTCCCGGTAGATGCGGGCGATCTCGACGCGCGCCGTCCGGCGACGCAGCGGATCGGCGGCCTCTCGGAGCCACGCCCGCAGCCCGCCCGCGTGGTCCTGCCAGTCGCTCGCCTCCACGGCCAGCTCGAGGTGTCGGGCCGCGCCCGCGCTGCCAGGTCCGCCGATGGCGAGCGCGGCGAGGGCCGACTGACGCGCCGCCTCCTCGTCGCCTTGCTGCTGGGCGAGACGCGACAGCTCGACGAGCGCCGCCGCCTTGTCTGCGCCCTGGCTGCGATCGGCGAGTCGGCGCAGCGTCTGCATCGCCTTGTCGGGATCTCCCGTGCGCGCGCTCAGCCGCGCCAGCCGCGCGAGGGCCTCCGGGTGGTTCTCCTCGAGGGACAGGACCGCCTGCAGGCTCACGAGCGCGCGGCTCGGGTCGTCGAGCTTCTCGTCCCAGATCTCCGCCAGCGAGAGGTGGGCCCGCTCGAGCACCTCCCGGCTGGGCGCGAGCTGGATCACCTTCGCGAGCAGCTCTGCCGCTTCGGCCCAGCGCCCCTGCCTCCCGTGGAGCGCGGCGAGCTCCCGGAGGGCGGGCACGTGGTTGGGGGTCTCCTTGAGCACGCGGCCCAGCGACGTGATCGCGCCAGGGACGTTGTTCGACAGCTCCGACTGCAGCCGCGCGACCTCCATCCAGAGGGCGGCGACCCGCTCGGGGCGCTTGGCGCTGGCGGCGGCGCGCGCCAGTCGGTCCGCGGCGCGCGCAGCCTGCTTCGTCTCGAGGAGGAGCTCCACCACGCCGGCCGCCGCGTCGGCGTCGTCCGGCCAGAGCTCGAGCGCGCGCTCGTAGTCGCCGAGCGCTCCCTTCGCGTCCCCGATGTCGGCGCGGAGAACGCGCGCGGCCTCGACCCAGAGACGCGCGGCGCGCTGGGGATCGGGTGTGACGTTCGCCTCCCGCCGCGCCGCGTCCACCACGACGCTCGGCTCTCCTCGCCGCTTGGCCACGCGGGAGAGGCCCTTGGCCGCCGCGACGTTCTCCGGGTCCGAGGTCAGCGCGCCCCGATAGGCGTCGAGGGCGGCGGGATCGCCCGCGACCTCCAGGCTCTCGGCGAGGCGGGTCTGGTAGGCGCTCGCGATCTTCGCGTCGCCGGCCCGAAGCGCGAGCCGCTGATCGACCTTGGCGAGCAGGGCGCGGTCGTCCTTGGCGAGCGCGAGTCGCTCGAGCGCCTCGAGCGCGGCCGGGTCGTCGGGCGCGAGCTGCAGGATGGCCTCGTGCACCGTCCGCTGCTCGGCCGCGCGGGCGGGGTCCTTCTCGACGATGCGCGCCAGCTCGCGGAGCGCCGCCACCCTCGCGCCCGGATCGCCGAGCACGCGCGCGAGCGCGCCGTACGTCTTGGCCAGCGCGTCCGTGCGCGCGAGGCGGCGGTAGAGCTGCTCCACCGCGAGCAGGGCCTCGAGGTGCGCGGGGACGATCTCCAGCGCGCGCTCGTAGCAGCCGACGGCGCGGCGCGGATCGTCGAGCGCGCGTGACCAGAGCTCGCCGGCGCGTACGAGCCGATCGACGGCGCGCTGCGGGTCCTCGGCTTCGGCCGCCTCCTCCTCGAGCTGATCGACGAGGCGGCGCCACGCGCCTTGCATCGCGCGGAGCCGCGCGAGCGCCTCCAGCGAGGGGGCGTGGCCAGGCCACGCGGCGAGCGCGGTCTCGTACGCCGCCGCCGCGCGGTCCGGCGCCTCGAGGTGCTGCTCGTGGACCTCGCCGAGCCGATACGCTGCTCGCGCCCGGGCGCGCGGCTCGCTCAGGCCGTCGAGCTCGAGCTCGAGGATGCGGACCAGCTCCGGCCAGTCGCGCCGCGCCGCGAGCCGACGGCTCATCGAGGTCAGAGAGGGGCGGTGCCTGGCGTCCACGTCGAGCGCGCGCTTGTAGCAGTCGATCGCGCGGAGCTCGTCGCCGATCCGCTCCTCGCAGAGCGAGCCCATCTTGTGGAGCAGGGCCGGCGCGCTCGCGCCCTTCGGGTCGAGCTCGAGCTCCCGCTCGTAGAGCTCGAGGAGGTCGTCCCAACGTCCGGTGCGGTGATAGATGCGGCCCAGCCCGGCGAGGGCAGGCGCGTAGCTCCCGTCGATCTCCAGGACACGTCGGTAGCGCGTCATCGCGCCCTCGGCGTCGCCCAGCCGCTCGTCCCGGATCTCCGCCGCCCCCTGCAGGAGGTCCACCACCCGCGCGTCCTCGGTGCGCAGCTCGGCCTCGCGCTCGAGCGCGCGCGCCAGCTCTTCGTAGCGCCCCGCGCGCTCGGTGGCGCGCTGCAGCGCGTGGAGCGCGCCGAGGTGTGCCTCGTCTCGCTCGAGGATCCGCGCGTAGGCGTGCGCCGCCTGCGCGTGCTCGGCGAGCTGATCTTCGTAGATGCTGCCGATCTTGAAGAGATAGGTGATGGCCGGCTCTTGCTCGGCGGCCTGCTCGACCGCGCGCTCGTAGAGCTCGACCAGCGCGCGGTGCTTGCCGGCGTCGGCGTAGAGGCGGGTGAGGGCCTTGAAGCTCGGCGCGTAGC
The nucleotide sequence above comes from Sandaracinaceae bacterium. Encoded proteins:
- a CDS encoding tetratricopeptide repeat protein gives rise to the protein MGDEREPTMEVEVGELKDAATKDAASEGRRESTLDAVLGELEDELEGEPAASPEPPRPKSSLPPPLPPRTQSRPPTRSMSAPPPPPPRRSAPPPPKPPRSGRPAPPARPASAPPPLRPKIKGLGRAGGPAPSRQHITTAHGMPAPQLEPDSDEQTLVLDNLGSEPLREVAASLVADWEPELAETKDRARRARLAYELARLHEGPLSDTEGALDRARELYARALDDQKDHVPALRGARRVALAQKRWRDALPYFDAEARLTADSKKKASLLYAKGRVLEDVLGDDEKAKQAYKTAAELDRADVAIVTALEQRDRAETAWGELERTLERKANAVAKDARHRAALIVERARVMEHRANRVDAALELYETALRLDPHATGANVALERLCHAQKRWRDLIRVLERRAAQSTHPEERALALYRVGRLHAERLGNRDEALDALERAAQEQPDDPLVLEELASLLERAERWPRLVDVIARLASVTPEAQEQLALWHRIGNLLDERLQRPAQAREAFERALGIDPTHVPTLQALGRIYEQAQAWDALVAMHLAEAEDAKDLKRRAAAHARVAEVIERTGESLDDAMAHHARALSLQPGYAPSFKALTRLYADAGKHRALVELYERAVEQAAEQEPAITYLFKIGSIYEDQLAEHAQAAHAYARILERDEAHLGALHALQRATERAGRYEELARALEREAELRTEDARVVDLLQGAAEIRDERLGDAEGAMTRYRRVLEIDGSYAPALAGLGRIYHRTGRWDDLLELYERELELDPKGASAPALLHKMGSLCEERIGDELRAIDCYKRALDVDARHRPSLTSMSRRLAARRDWPELVRILELELDGLSEPRARARAAYRLGEVHEQHLEAPDRAAAAYETALAAWPGHAPSLEALARLRAMQGAWRRLVDQLEEEAAEAEDPQRAVDRLVRAGELWSRALDDPRRAVGCYERALEIVPAHLEALLAVEQLYRRLARTDALAKTYGALARVLGDPGARVAALRELARIVEKDPARAAEQRTVHEAILQLAPDDPAALEALERLALAKDDRALLAKVDQRLALRAGDAKIASAYQTRLAESLEVAGDPAALDAYRGALTSDPENVAAAKGLSRVAKRRGEPSVVVDAARREANVTPDPQRAARLWVEAARVLRADIGDAKGALGDYERALELWPDDADAAAGVVELLLETKQAARAADRLARAAASAKRPERVAALWMEVARLQSELSNNVPGAITSLGRVLKETPNHVPALRELAALHGRQGRWAEAAELLAKVIQLAPSREVLERAHLSLAEIWDEKLDDPSRALVSLQAVLSLEENHPEALARLARLSARTGDPDKAMQTLRRLADRSQGADKAAALVELSRLAQQQGDEEAARQSALAALAIGGPGSAGAARHLELAVEASDWQDHAGGLRAWLREAADPLRRRTARVEIARIYREELARPSRAVEELEKAVKEQPTDVDLRVQLAVALRLAGHHEESAAELRLMIGEYPADGRLWRELARTLHAVGDLDAARRALMPLALLGEATAGEQRELSQYKHRPGRAHAGALEASLLEAFYPVARTAGLTELLRHLTPAIGKLYPPDYDAFGVSSRDKLGPRSSEPTRALADRIAAIFGVADFHLFLHRARGRGTSVELGEPAAIMMPAGLHDLGEAHAVFALARAMSDIAIGLHAVDKLTPRELEIVLASVSRRVAPGFGQGLTGEDVLDDIGKRLYKALPRKSRKQLDDLARSYVGASAIEFAQYVEAMMTSANRIALLVCDDLAAAVEVLRRNERDLAGLEGAALLRHPIVARLVRFWVSPDAEALRERCGLRVPSGPQPSQPAS
- a CDS encoding response regulator, with amino-acid sequence MSQRVLVVDDSATIRRVVSRTLRSAGYEVAVASDGRDALEHAQRQVPDLVLVDFVMPHMNGFQLVQALRGVSNLADVPVVLMSAKADKIGEGFLAQTGALDAITKPFSPEALLAVTGHALSRWAKERDHDTEPPPPDARGSIPPPISETPPEPLGDSSEARLRDAADLLAERLADLLGELGGGDPDTLQATMHAKWEPSALFERVAELAKLVPGRDGDVALHGLIEHVALGEILQVLTHTRQTGVLQIEKVPSATGRSVALCLKDGAVQLALGRTGEQEFRLGRYLLKEGLIDREDLDRLLERRGDGRALLGTKLVKLGYISAEELRHVLVQQTSELLYDALRWPRGHYRFVRFARRPEAEDADLGLPLAAILMEGLRRVDEWRLIEEQIRDFDAVPRRDEEALRTVDLERLSADERLVLDAVDGTRSVRDIIALTRLGSFDASKILFTMLSSRLLRT
- a CDS encoding transposase, with product MEDEEFDAFVGVDWGEEEYEVCVLDGREEVLARNRIAHSGEAIGGLADWLAKTAKCAPDRIAVAIEIKRGALVTELMERSCAVFFCNPKQSNRFRDRHSLSGKKDDRLDAFVLADAVLKDRKKLRRIEPSHPQVPVLRELVKQHHDLTTRAVALGHQLRAQFHRYFPQMLQLPGPVDAAWKLDLWEKAPTPEKAARLRRTTVEKILSRRRIRKVTAEQVVETLRQPKLKVAPGVTEAAVIGIRVLLPQITLVREQRSHVDREMDRALETFGEEEQGEKNEQRDVEILRQLPGAGRLVVATLLAEAHAELLARDYQELRKLSGVAPVTIGTGKQCARKKRTSRHRKHKPKVRRRLARNARLSQAMHYWGAGAATHDLYWRARLKDQLSRGQSMGTACRNLANSLLRTACACLRDGVSYDPSKKSHAALAA